Proteins from one Desulfonema limicola genomic window:
- a CDS encoding AAA family ATPase encodes MKFPYGICDFREITMKNYFYCDRTDKIPLIEKGKYLLFLRPRRFGKSLLLSMLANYYDLAKKHEFDAMFKNLKIGKNPTKLRNSFFILKWDFSCVDSSGSVDDIRKALHDHINSCIKAFCLYYRDQLPEKVSLDWSNAINSINELITITQMSDHKIYLLIDEYDNFANQVMMGIRREKHELYEALVHEEGPLRTLFKAVKASASESVFDRIFITGVSPVVMSDITSGYNIAKNIYTRPQFNDICGFTEDEVGKALKSIADECGLDQAKICEAADLMKTYYNGYKFAHQAEQFVYNPTLSLYFMDYLYEDCEYPDEMLDSNLATDDAKLEYIAQVPAGRQMLLELLLEDRSVDIPKLTSRFGIREMLTDQSKDNVFMKAFLYYFGVLTVSARTEKGKISLKIPNLAIRGLYADKICQMLLPEPAIRDEGKAAAELLYQQGNMQPLCDFVEQHLNL; translated from the coding sequence ATGAAATTCCCATACGGCATATGTGATTTCAGGGAAATCACCATGAAAAATTATTTTTACTGCGACCGGACAGACAAAATCCCTTTGATTGAAAAAGGGAAATATTTATTGTTCCTGCGCCCCCGGCGCTTTGGCAAAAGCCTTCTTCTTTCCATGCTGGCAAATTATTATGATCTTGCAAAAAAGCATGAATTTGATGCCATGTTCAAGAATTTAAAAATTGGGAAAAATCCAACAAAACTGCGAAACAGCTTTTTTATCCTTAAATGGGATTTTTCATGTGTTGATTCTTCAGGCAGTGTGGATGATATTAGAAAAGCTCTGCACGATCATATTAACTCATGTATTAAAGCCTTTTGTTTATATTATAGGGATCAACTTCCTGAAAAAGTGAGCCTGGACTGGAGCAATGCAATAAATTCCATTAATGAATTAATTACAATTACTCAAATGTCAGATCATAAGATTTATCTCCTCATAGACGAATACGACAATTTTGCAAATCAGGTCATGATGGGCATCCGCAGGGAAAAACATGAGTTATATGAAGCCCTGGTTCATGAAGAAGGTCCTTTAAGAACATTATTCAAAGCTGTAAAAGCATCAGCTTCCGAATCCGTATTTGACCGGATTTTTATTACCGGGGTTTCACCTGTGGTTATGAGTGATATTACCAGCGGGTATAATATTGCAAAAAATATTTATACAAGACCCCAGTTTAATGACATTTGCGGTTTTACAGAAGATGAAGTTGGAAAGGCTCTTAAATCAATTGCAGATGAATGCGGTTTGGATCAAGCAAAGATCTGCGAGGCTGCCGATTTAATGAAAACATATTATAACGGTTATAAATTTGCCCATCAAGCTGAACAATTTGTTTATAACCCCACCTTATCGCTTTATTTTATGGATTACCTGTATGAAGACTGCGAATATCCTGATGAAATGCTTGATTCCAACCTTGCCACTGATGATGCAAAACTGGAATATATTGCACAGGTTCCGGCAGGAAGACAGATGCTTCTTGAACTTCTTCTGGAAGACCGCAGTGTTGACATACCAAAACTTACAAGCCGCTTTGGTATCCGTGAAATGTTAACGGATCAGAGCAAAGATAATGTATTTATGAAAGCTTTTCTGTATTACTTTGGTGTATTGACAGTTTCAGCACGGACAGAAAAAGGCAAGATCAGTCTGAAGATTCCCAACCTGGCAATCAGGGGACTGTATGCAGATAAAATATGTCAAATGCTCCTTCCTGAACCTGCAATAAGGGATGAGGGAAAAGCTGCTGCCGAACTTTTGTATCAGCAGGGAAACATGCAGCCTTTATGCGATTTTGTGGAACAGCATTTAAATTTGTAA